A part of Hydrogenobacter sp. T-8 genomic DNA contains:
- a CDS encoding KamA family radical SAM protein, producing the protein MRKFFTDVPQELWRSYHWQIQNRIKTKEELKRYIRLTPEEERGIDQTTGLYPMAITPYYLSLMDPEDPQDPIRLQAIPRAVEVDERVQSMGEPDPFREEGHIPGLTHRYPDRVLFTLTTFCAVYCRHCMRKRIFQEGERARTREEIDRFLEYVRRHEEIRDVLISGGEPLSVSNEKLEYVLSNLRKIPHVEIIRIGTRLPVLAPQRFFDEELLHILEKYSPIWINTHFNHPKEITQESAEAVERLLRHRVPVNNQTVLLKGINDDPQVMLELMRGLLRIKVRPVYLFHCDPVKGALHFRTSLEKGLEIMEYLRGRISGMGIPTYAVDLPGGKGKVPISPNYILSVSGDTYTFKSPLDGIVEYTIRDAELY; encoded by the coding sequence ATGAGAAAGTTTTTCACAGATGTTCCACAGGAGCTTTGGCGGAGCTATCATTGGCAGATACAAAACAGGATAAAAACTAAAGAGGAGCTAAAAAGGTATATAAGGCTTACGCCAGAGGAAGAAAGAGGCATAGACCAGACCACAGGCTTGTATCCTATGGCTATAACGCCCTATTACCTTTCTCTTATGGACCCCGAAGACCCACAAGACCCCATCAGGCTTCAGGCTATTCCAAGAGCGGTGGAAGTGGACGAAAGAGTTCAGTCTATGGGAGAGCCAGACCCCTTTAGAGAGGAAGGACACATTCCGGGTCTTACTCATAGGTATCCCGATAGGGTGCTTTTTACCTTGACTACCTTTTGTGCGGTTTACTGCAGGCACTGTATGAGGAAAAGGATTTTCCAAGAGGGAGAGCGGGCAAGGACAAGGGAAGAGATAGATAGGTTTTTAGAGTATGTAAGAAGGCACGAAGAAATAAGGGATGTGCTAATATCTGGTGGAGAGCCACTTTCTGTAAGTAATGAGAAGTTAGAGTATGTGCTTTCTAATCTACGGAAAATTCCACACGTGGAAATTATTAGGATTGGCACGAGGCTTCCCGTTCTTGCACCTCAAAGGTTCTTTGATGAGGAGCTTTTGCACATCCTTGAAAAATACTCGCCCATATGGATAAATACCCACTTTAATCATCCCAAAGAGATAACCCAAGAGTCCGCAGAGGCTGTGGAAAGGCTTCTTAGGCATAGAGTGCCAGTCAACAACCAAACTGTCCTGCTAAAGGGTATAAACGATGACCCACAGGTAATGTTAGAGCTTATGAGAGGTCTCCTTAGGATAAAGGTAAGACCCGTTTATCTTTTCCACTGCGACCCAGTCAAAGGTGCTTTGCACTTTAGGACAAGCCTTGAGAAGGGTCTTGAGATAATGGAGTATCTTAGAGGTAGGATTTCTGGAATGGGTATACCCACCTACGCAGTGGACTTGCCGGGAGGAAAGGGTAAAGTTCCCATAAGCCCTAATTACATATTGAGCGTTTCTGGAGACACATACACCTTCAAAAGCCCCTTAGATGGCATTGTGGAATATACCATAAGAGATGCGGAACTATATTAG